From the Cohaesibacter sp. ES.047 genome, the window TTCGTCAAGATGGGTGAGAATGAGGGGCCAGTCCGCGTTCACTTGATCGCTCTACAAGACCTCTATTCAGGCAAAATGGTTGCATGGCGATTGTCCCAATCTGAAAGCAAAGACGTGGTTCGTCTTGTTATCGGCGATATGGTCGAGCGGCATGGAATACCTGACAAGATTTTGCTCGATAACGGTCGCGCCTTTGCTTCCAAATGGATCAGCGGCGGGACGCCTAATCGATACCGGTTCAAGGTTCGGGATGAAGATCCTCAAGGCCTGCTAACAGCACTTGGCGTTGAGGTGGTTTGGGCAACGCCATATTCGGGGCAGTCCAAACCGATTGAACGTGCTTTTCGCGATCTCTGTGACGACATTTCCAAGCATCCGTTTTGCGCTGGTGCCTATACAGGCAATCGACCAGAAGCAAAGCCCGAGAACTATGGCGACCGTGCCGTTCCCTTCCAAGATTTTGCCGTTCATGTCGAGCGAATGATTGCAGAACATAACTCCCGGATCGGCCGCGAGAGCGGAAACGCCAAAGGCAGGAGTTTCGACCAGACATTCAGTGAGAGTCTTGCCGAACCGACCACTTTGATCAAGTGGCCTACGAACGCGCAGCGCGCACTCTGGCTTATGGCTGGTGAGCGTATCCGCGCCCAAAAGGGTTCGGGCGAAATCCATCTGTTTGGCAACCGTTACTGGTCGCGCGAATTGAACGCTCATGCTGGCCAGCCGGTCACGGTTCGCTTTGATCCCGATCAGCTAACAAAGCCGATGCACGTCTATGACCACAAAGACCGTCTGATCTGCGTTGCCGAATGCATCGCTGATACCGGCTTCTTTGATAGTCAAGCTGCCCGTGATCATGCCGCCAAGCGTAATGCACTGATGAAAAACATTCGCGAGGGCAAGAAGCTGCACGCTGAGCTTTCGCCTGAAACGTTGGCCGATTTGTACGGCTCACAAAAGACAATTCCCACCCCTGAGGCAGAGCCGCCCCGCTTCAAACAGTTGGCGGTTGGCAATGGCTTAAGTGTGCCCGCTGAGCGGGTTGAATGGGATGCTGAAAACGAAGCCGCTTTCTCCAAAGCCATAAACGCCTTGGAAGGGAACGTTCTGGAATTTCCCGAGAATGGGAAGAGTGGTCGCTAGTTTTGCGTTGACCAAAAAAATAGGGCGGGAAGACCCGCCCAAAAAGTAAAAGACAAAGGGAATATAGATGACACAGACGCAAACCGCAAGGGACTGGGAACTCCCAACAAGTGCTCCAGAGATCGACGGCAATAGCCCCGGTCGCAGTTCCGCTGATCTTGATGAATGGAAGACCCTTGTAAGGAAGGTTTTCGATATCGCGCCCCAGAAAAACTGGACGAAAAGCGATGTTGCTCGCCGGATCGATATGGCGATGGGAACCTTTAGCCAATGGTATTCGGGCAAGTACACGGGACGGCTGGATACCAATAACGCCAAAGTTCGGAAATGGCTGTCCTCGATAGAGGAAATGGACGAACTGGCGTTGACGGTGCCGACAGGGCCGGACTTCGTGTTCACGCCAACGGCGCGTGAGATCATCGGAGCATTGCAGTTCGCCCAGCTCATGCCTGATTTTGTGACGGTTACCGCCGCCGCTGGAACTGGCAAAACGGCGGCTTGCCTTCACTATGCTCGCACTCGCCCTAACGTTTGGATGGTGACCGCTTCTCCGCACACAAAGACTGTCCACGGCATGCTTGTGGAGTTGGCGACGGAGCTTGATATCATCCAGCACAACCCCGCGAGACTTGTTCGGGCCATCGGTTCCCGACTGAAAAAATCGGGAGGCGGAACCCTGCTGATTGTGGACGAGGCTCAGAACCTTGTCGACGATGCCATCAATCAGCTCAGGCACTTTGTCGACAACTATCAATGCGGCCTCGCTCTGGTCGGCAACGATGAGATTTACACCCGCTTTGCAAAGCGTACCGACGGGCCATCCTTTGCGCAGCTCAAGCGCCGCATTGGCAAGCGAGTTCGTAAGAGCGAGCCCATGGCTGAGGACATTGAAATGATCTTGGACGGTTGGGGTGTCACTGATCCCGATGTTCGTCGGGTGCTTGTCGGGATTGGTCGAAAAGAGGGTGCGCTTGGGCAGATCGACAAAACCCTGAAACTCGCAACCATGACCGCGAATGGCGAAGGCAAGCCTGTGACGGCTGAGTTAGTCAAGCGCGCTTGGGCCAATCGTGATGTGGAGGGCCTTTGATATGCCCGCTGCTTTGAAAAGGACCTCACCCGTCACGTTTGAAATCGGCCAGATCCGCGGATTGGTCGCAGAAAACACCAATGAGCATGGGTTCTATTTGACCGTTGACCGGTCGAGGATCCTGCGTGACAGGCTGGAAGTCATTAGCCGTGCAGTTGCCAACATGGAACGGGAGTTGGCGGTCCACCGTATCGCAGAACAAGACGCCGCTGCGGCGGGCGTTCTCGACGACTTCATTTGTGAATTGCTTGAGGAGGCTGTCGGCGAGGATGAAATCGACACCTGCAATATCGTTTTTCCGAGCTTTGAGAAAGGAAGACAGTCATGACGGATCAAATCCAGATACCCGAAGGTTTCATGCTGAACGCCAAGGGAGACCTTGTCCACGAAAGCAATATCAGAGCGCAGCATTTGCTCGAAGATGAACTGGTGAACAAGCTCATAGAAAGAGCCAAACCACTAAACGAAGCACTCTCTTCATTTCGGGAGAACGCGATCAGCGAGATTGATGGGTTTGTTGATTTGCTGGTGAGCAGTTATGGCGACAAAAAAAGGGGGGGCAGAAAAGGGAATGTGACGCTCACCAGCTTTGATGGTTCCAAGCGAATTGAGTTGGTCGTTGCTGAAACGATTGGCTTCGGGCCTGAGCTGATTGCAGCAAGAGAGCTGATTGAGGAATGTTTGCGCGAGTGGACGGAGAACGCCAATCCGCAGCTCATGACGATCGTTGAACGAGCGTTTCGCCTTAACAAGAAAGGCGAAATTACAGTTTCAAACGTGATGGAGCTGCATCAGTACGAGTTCACAGATGAGCGGTGGAGAAAGGCCATGCGGGCTATCAACGATTCCACGCGAGCCACCAGTACGAAACGCTATGTCCGGATATCCGAACGCCGGAACCAAGATGAGAAATTCTCCTCAATTCCTCTTGATGCCGTAAATGCGTGAGGTGAAATGATGGAACCCAATTTAGAACAAATGGCAGGCGACGAGATGACCCGCATCGTCGCTGACGGTGTGAAAGGGATTGTCGATCGGGCTGACGGTGCGACCGAGCAGGCGGTTTTGCTGCAATTGGTTTGTACCACCGCTTTGTTTGGTCTTTCCGAAACGCTTACACCGGCGATGGTTGCGAATTGGCTTCGAGGCTTATCGGGGACATTCGACCGGTTGAGCGCCGTTCAAAGAGGGGAGCTCAACTGATGCCTCTCCTGACTGAATTGCAAATCAACTGTCTCAAGATCATGCAGCGCAGAAATGTCGCTTGTGGCGCTGAAACGTGCAGCCGTGTCTCGACCATAGCTTGGGAGCTGGGCAAGACCACCAAGCAGGCAACTGACTGCCTGTCTCGGCTGAATAGAAAGGAATTGGTGAAACGTACAGGTGTCGGGCTTTGGAGCCTGACTTCTCAAGGGCTGCAATACAAAATCGATTTGCCACCGGGTGAATGAAATGAATGCCAGACGGGAAACTCAGTCAAATGACCTTTTCGTCTGGCAAGCGCGTGCCGAAATCGAGGCACAGCGAGCGGCGCTTCAAACCCGCATTGAAAAGCAATCGAAACACTCTCACAAGCGTGTCGCTCTGGTCACTCGCATTCAGGATTTGACGACGCAGCTTTTGGAATTGGAGACAAAACGATGAGTGCAATTCCAGCAATCCACGTCGGGCTCAAGCAGTTGGGCATTGCCGAAGAAGACGCACGCGATCTCTATCAGCGACAGACCGGAAAACGCTCTTTGAAGGTCATGACCTCAAAGCAGCATGAGGCGGTCTTGGGCGAGCTGCGTAGAATGGGATTTTCCAAGACCAACGGGAAGAAAAAGCTGGAAGGCAAATTTGCTCCCAAGCTTCAAGCGCTCTGGATTGCCGCTTGGAATTTGGGGATTGTCCGCGATCGCAAAGACAGCGCCTTGTTGGCATTTGTAAAGCGGCAGACCGGGATCGATCACACGCGCTTTCTACAATATCCTGAAGACGCCACGAAGGCGATCGAAGCGCTCAAGAGCTGGATGCGGCGGGAGGCTGGTGTTGAATGGAACGTCGAACGTTGGATGCCCGACCATATGCAAGATGCTCGGTACCAAGTCGCTATTGCTCAGGCCAGCATTCTTGCAAATAGGACCGATGGCATCTCAACAGCAAAAGGCATCCTGATCATCAATTGCGCATCCCTTTTTGGTCATAGCGATCTTGATGCCTTCGAGGCGTCTGACTGGATCGAACTGCAAAACCTTCTGGGCAAGCTGGTCCGTAGGGAGACACCATGAGCAGCTCGCTTCCTATCGTATTGCAAGAGATTGCCGATATCACGGGTGACGCCATGGATGCGATCGAGCTCGCACAGAACTATGGTGGAAGCCGTGTTCAGATCCCCGCGTATGTTCAGCCTGAGGGACATTGGTTGACTGACCTGGTTGGCTTGAAAAAGGCCAAACAGATATGCGACTTCTATCGCGTGATAACGCCAGAGGGGCGTTCTATTGGCTACTACATGGATGTGCCGCTCGGCTTGAAGTCTCGGCATGAGATTATTCGCAAGCGCATTGACAGCTTGCTGGCAGAAGGCCGCTCGCACGATGTGATTGCTCGCGAGGTTGGCGTCTCTCGATTGACTGTGCTAAGAAGATCGAAGGAAAAACCACCCGACCGTGGTCAAATGGATTTGTTCAGTCATTGAGCTGGTAACATTTGTTACCGGCTTTTTTGTTGCCTTGTTGGCGCATTCTAGGTGCATCAACAGAGGTAACCTGCATGCACAATCCTCCCTTCAATTCGACATCGATGCGCGAGCTTTCAAGCGTCAATCCGCTGTTGGCTGCAATCACCCTTCGCGCCGCACAGATTTGCGAGCAGCCCTTTCAGGTGACCAACGGTATTCGGTCACTTGAGGATCAAGTCAGAAACCTAGAGCGAGGCGCGTCCAAAACGCTGGCGTCCACTCATCTGATTGGCATTGCCGACGATCTACATGCGACGTCACCGGATGGGGCTGAGATCCTTTGGGAGCCCCTAAGTCTCTATCAGACTATCCAAATCTCCATGAAACAGGCGGCATCGGAATTTGGTGTGAAGCTGAAATGGGGTGGCGATTGGGGCTGGGACAGCGTTCATTTCCAACTCTCTACAAGCAAATACGGTCCTTCACTTGGGCTGAGTGGACAGGCCGTTGTTAATTGCCAGCGGCTTCTCAACCTCGTGTCTCCTGAACCTTTGGAAGTGGATGGCCATTTTGGCCAGATCACAGACAAGGCCGTCAGGGGTTTTCAGGCAAGCGTGAAGCTGCCCGTCACCGGCATTGTCAATTATCCCACCCTGAAAAAATTGATCCCGGCTTTTGAAAGGAGCCTCTAATGAACGACGTCAAACCCGCATTTGCATCCAAGATCAACTGGACCGCTATTCTCGGTGCCGCAGCCGGTCTTGGGACCGTATTTGGTCTCGATATTGATCCTGCTTTGCAGGCTAAAATCGTCGCGACAACCTCAGCCGTTTCGTCTGCTGCGATTGTGGTCTGGCGGACTTGGTACACCAGCAAAAAAGTGGGCTAGTGGTCGCTTTCTTCAAAGTTCTTTGGGCTGCCCTTCAATTGATTGCGACGGGCGCGCGTTACGCGGCGAAGCAGGAAAGCAACAAGGCTGCTCAACAGAAGCTTTTGTTGAACTTGATCATTCGGATCACGGAGCAGATGAATGCGGCGATACAGGCGGGGCATGAATTTGATGCTGAGTTGCATGCCAATCCTGACGGGCTGCTCAATGATGACGGATACAAGCGGCAAGCCGACAGAATTCGAGATGGCCCTAGCCAGCATTAAAACTCAAGAAAACAAGGACCGTCTGCCGTCTGTCATTTGCTCTGCCTTTGAGCCGCTGAGTTGGAGCGCAGAAGACACGAGGCAGACGGTTGTCGAGTTGAAACGGCACAATAGAAAATGGCTTCGGGTCTGTGATCCGGAGAAATATGGAAAACTTGCGAGAGGGCAAGATGACAAAAGCTAAAATCTCCTTATTTGAAATCATCAATTATCTTGCATGGGTTGCCTTGGTCATCCTTGTGTTTGTTCTCTATTTTGCTTGCTTCATGATGATCATGAGCAGAGCAGAGGCTGGCGAGGCCCCCAAAATCTATCCCGGTCCATATATCGCTTACGTGACCGAAGTTGGCGTTTATGATGGCGACACAATCAACGCAGAGATCCACACCGCGCCGGGACAAATCCTCATGACCGGCCTGCGGGTGGCCGGAGTTGATACCCCCGAGATCAGGCGATCAGGTTGCCGAACGGACGCCATGAAAGCCGATGAGTTGGCGCTTGGACAGATCGCCAAAGCCTTTGTCGAAAAACGCTATCCGGTGGGAATGCAGTTTCGCGTTCGGGATCTTCAATTTGATAAATATGGTGGCCGCCATGTTGGCATTGTCGAACGCGAAACCGCGACTGGTTGGCAACGGCTCGATGATGAGTTGTTGCGCGTTCGCCCGAGAATAGCCGATCCGTATGGGATCAATAAGCCGGGTAAAGACAGCCTCAGAAAATCCAAGAGCTGGTGTGAGGGGCAATAATGACACTCCAAGAATTGTCATGGTCAATTGGGTCAGCCAGCGGCGCACTCAGCATCTTTCTTGTTGCCTTCGCCATCTGGCGGCAACCGAGCAAAGACAACTCCGACAAACTGCATGAACAAGAGCAGGAAATACAGGGCTTGGAGCGGCGCGTTGGACGGGTTGAAACGCAGCTTGAACATGTGCCTTCCAAGGATGATTTCACGGCGTTGCAGCTTTCTCTTTCCGAACTGCGCGGCACGGTTTCCATGACTGAGGAAATTGTCAAAACGGTTCGCCGCACCACCCAAAATATCGACGATTGGCTTCGGGCCAAAGGGAGCTGAATAATGTCATCCTATGCTGATTTTTCCGACTCCGTCTCTCGGTTGGTCATCCTCAAGGAGTTGGCCAATCAGGTCGACAATCGCGCCAATACGACCATTCTCGAAATGGTTCTTGAGCAATTCGGGCAGCCTTCTACAGCCGCCTATGTTCGGAACCAATTGCGCTATCTTGAGCAGACCGCACGAGCCGTCAAACTTGAAGACGTCGGGTCTGTGCTGGTGGCCGAACTGACGCAGACGGGACAAGACCATGTTGACCGCAAGATCGCATTGGAGGGTGTGAGACGTCCACGCCTGGGGGAATAACCCATGGCTAGAAAAGGACGCGGGCGGCTCTCGTCGATTGATCTTTGGCCCGATGAGGCCGACTACCTGATTGAATGGGCCATCGAGGAGCTTGGAAAACATGACCGCACTCAGGTCGATATTCTTGCGGATCTCAATCAGAAAATCGACGAGCTAAACAGGTCCGGCGTATTGGATGAACCGCTTGAACCGGTGACCTCCAGTACCTTCAATCGCTACACTTTGAGATTGGCCCGCGAGCAGCGCCGGAAGCGCGAGAACCAGTTGATTATGAGTTCGTTGCACAAGGAACTCAATCCGCAAGATGCGGCCAAGCAAGATCAAGTCCTTATCGAGTTTCTCAAAACGCTCACATTCGAAATTCTGACCAGCTCGGGTGAAGGCAAGCTAACGCCCAAAAACGCGTTGGAGCTGTCCAACGCCCTCAAGTCTGTCATGCAGGCGGAGAATGTTTCGAACCGTCTGCGCAAGGAGATGCAAAAGGACTTCGACGCCAAGACTGAAGAAATCATCGACAAAGCTTCCAAGTCGGCAGGGCTGTCTTCAGGTCAGGTCGCACAATTGCGCCGTGACTTCCTCGGCCTGAGAAAGTGAGCCAATGCTGACCGAACAGCAAGATCCTGATCGCGTTGCCGGTAATCCCGTCCTTGCCCGCGATGACAAGAACCTCTCTGACGACTTGCCGCGTGGCGCTGAAATTCCAAATGATCTGGATCCTTTTGCCGACGGGATTTTGATGGAGCATCAAAAGACTTGGCTTGAAGATGACAACGATCTCAAGATTTGCGAGAAGGGCCGACGCACGGGGATCACTTTTGCAGAAGCGCTCGACGATACGCTGATCGCAGCAGCCGACGTTGCCGCTGGCGGGCAAAATGTTTTTTATATAGGCGATACCAAAGACAAGGGCCGCGAGTTTATCGGCTATGTCGCCCATTTTGCGCGGACCGTGCAAAAGGAAATGGTCGATATCGAAGACGGTGTGTTTTTCGACATCGATGAGAATGGCAACAGCCGCGCCATTGCCACTTATGTCATTCGCTTCAAATCCGGTTTTCGTGCCGAGGCTCTATCCTCCCGCCCCGCCAACATTCGCGGCCTTCAGGGTGTTGTCGTTATTGACGAAGCAGCGTTCCACAACGATGTGCGTGAGGTCATTGATGCGGTCAACGCCCTGTTGATCTGGGGCGGCAAGATCCGAATAATCTCGACCCATAACGGGGTTCTGAATGCCTTTAATGAACTGATCCAAGAGGCCAAGGCAGAGCGCTCCAAGGGAAAGACCAACACCTGGTCAATTCACAAATATGCTTTTGCCGATGCCATCCGAAACGGGC encodes:
- a CDS encoding transposase domain-containing protein, with product MQPTSSALRRSVRAWRNKTANVERSDRLPALADGYKPTAQFSECHPDAWAALKSDYLRPEKPSFSACYRRIKDAAPAHGWEPIPNAQSLRRRLKDEVSEAVVTLARKGREKAKTLYPAQRRDRSGLHAMQAVNMDGHRFDVFVKMGENEGPVRVHLIALQDLYSGKMVAWRLSQSESKDVVRLVIGDMVERHGIPDKILLDNGRAFASKWISGGTPNRYRFKVRDEDPQGLLTALGVEVVWATPYSGQSKPIERAFRDLCDDISKHPFCAGAYTGNRPEAKPENYGDRAVPFQDFAVHVERMIAEHNSRIGRESGNAKGRSFDQTFSESLAEPTTLIKWPTNAQRALWLMAGERIRAQKGSGEIHLFGNRYWSRELNAHAGQPVTVRFDPDQLTKPMHVYDHKDRLICVAECIADTGFFDSQAARDHAAKRNALMKNIREGKKLHAELSPETLADLYGSQKTIPTPEAEPPRFKQLAVGNGLSVPAERVEWDAENEAAFSKAINALEGNVLEFPENGKSGR
- a CDS encoding AAA family ATPase, whose translation is MTQTQTARDWELPTSAPEIDGNSPGRSSADLDEWKTLVRKVFDIAPQKNWTKSDVARRIDMAMGTFSQWYSGKYTGRLDTNNAKVRKWLSSIEEMDELALTVPTGPDFVFTPTAREIIGALQFAQLMPDFVTVTAAAGTGKTAACLHYARTRPNVWMVTASPHTKTVHGMLVELATELDIIQHNPARLVRAIGSRLKKSGGGTLLIVDEAQNLVDDAINQLRHFVDNYQCGLALVGNDEIYTRFAKRTDGPSFAQLKRRIGKRVRKSEPMAEDIEMILDGWGVTDPDVRRVLVGIGRKEGALGQIDKTLKLATMTANGEGKPVTAELVKRAWANRDVEGL
- a CDS encoding DUF3164 family protein, which translates into the protein MTDQIQIPEGFMLNAKGDLVHESNIRAQHLLEDELVNKLIERAKPLNEALSSFRENAISEIDGFVDLLVSSYGDKKRGGRKGNVTLTSFDGSKRIELVVAETIGFGPELIAARELIEECLREWTENANPQLMTIVERAFRLNKKGEITVSNVMELHQYEFTDERWRKAMRAINDSTRATSTKRYVRISERRNQDEKFSSIPLDAVNA
- a CDS encoding regulatory protein GemA, translating into MSAIPAIHVGLKQLGIAEEDARDLYQRQTGKRSLKVMTSKQHEAVLGELRRMGFSKTNGKKKLEGKFAPKLQALWIAAWNLGIVRDRKDSALLAFVKRQTGIDHTRFLQYPEDATKAIEALKSWMRREAGVEWNVERWMPDHMQDARYQVAIAQASILANRTDGISTAKGILIINCASLFGHSDLDAFEASDWIELQNLLGKLVRRETP
- a CDS encoding peptidoglycan-binding protein, encoding MRELSSVNPLLAAITLRAAQICEQPFQVTNGIRSLEDQVRNLERGASKTLASTHLIGIADDLHATSPDGAEILWEPLSLYQTIQISMKQAASEFGVKLKWGGDWGWDSVHFQLSTSKYGPSLGLSGQAVVNCQRLLNLVSPEPLEVDGHFGQITDKAVRGFQASVKLPVTGIVNYPTLKKLIPAFERSL
- a CDS encoding DUF2730 family protein, which gives rise to MTLQELSWSIGSASGALSIFLVAFAIWRQPSKDNSDKLHEQEQEIQGLERRVGRVETQLEHVPSKDDFTALQLSLSELRGTVSMTEEIVKTVRRTTQNIDDWLRAKGS
- a CDS encoding phage protein Gp27 family protein, producing the protein MARKGRGRLSSIDLWPDEADYLIEWAIEELGKHDRTQVDILADLNQKIDELNRSGVLDEPLEPVTSSTFNRYTLRLAREQRRKRENQLIMSSLHKELNPQDAAKQDQVLIEFLKTLTFEILTSSGEGKLTPKNALELSNALKSVMQAENVSNRLRKEMQKDFDAKTEEIIDKASKSAGLSSGQVAQLRRDFLGLRK